The following are encoded in a window of Geobacter metallireducens GS-15 genomic DNA:
- a CDS encoding 2-oxoglutarate dehydrogenase E1 component, whose product MTILPGADPEFIESLYLRWRDDPAAVSTQWHAFFSGYELGRGIPGAEALPPKLAAKQSAVDSLIYRYRDLGHLLACTDPLSPCKLEHPLLALDRYDLGEVDLDRTFHPRRFLKREATLREILATLRETYCRSVGVEFMHIQDPAVRSWLMERMEPVRNRPAFSREEKLRILGTLQEAALFEEFLHRKFLGQKRFSLEGGETLIPLLDAAVERAAEHGVTDLILGMAHRGRLNVLANIFGKPLENIFAEFADNAELGIVGDGDVKYHKGFSHDREVAPGRSIHLAMAFNPSHLEAVDPVVEGKCRARQDSAGAGSDKRVLPVLIHGDASFAGQGVVAETLNLSQLEGYRTGGTLHIVINNQIGFTTLPADARSSLYATDVAKMVAAPVFHVHGEDPEAAVHVVRLALDYRQAFGGDVVVEIICYRRHGHNEGDEPYFTQPAMYSLIKDRPPVHELYAARLAEEGIGREEIDARATAMGRRLDAALAAPPAPVHGGFEGKWERYRRDYAPVSVETGVSPDILRNLAGRLAAIPDGFTPHPKVAALLNRRREAVEGGEGIDWGNAETLAYATLLADGVSIRLSGEDSRRGTFGHRHSFLYDMATDAHHVPLAGVAAEGAAFHGWDSMLSEFAVLGFEYGYSVEAPESLVIWEAQFGDFANGGQVIIDQFMAGGESKWQRVSGLVLLLPHGFEGQGAEHSSARIERYLQLCGDNNMQVAYPSTPGQLFHLLRRQMKHPFRKPLVVFTPKSLLRHPRCVSRLEELAEGGFREVIATGAGPDKASRLILCTGKIFYDLLERLEQEKREDVAIVRVEQLYPLRSDFLGGALEPYRGVADVAWVQEEPRNMGAWSFIRPHLAELLGTEPRYVGRPENDVPAVGSHRLHGEEQGRIVEDALGAGP is encoded by the coding sequence ATGACCATTCTCCCCGGCGCCGACCCGGAGTTCATAGAATCCCTCTACCTGCGGTGGCGCGACGATCCCGCCGCCGTTTCCACCCAGTGGCATGCCTTCTTCAGCGGGTACGAGCTGGGGCGGGGTATTCCCGGAGCGGAAGCCCTCCCCCCCAAGCTGGCCGCCAAGCAGTCGGCGGTGGATTCCCTCATCTACCGCTACCGGGACCTGGGGCACCTGCTGGCCTGCACCGATCCCCTCTCCCCCTGCAAACTGGAGCATCCGCTCCTGGCCCTGGACCGCTACGACCTGGGCGAAGTAGATCTCGATCGCACCTTCCATCCCCGGCGCTTCCTGAAGAGGGAAGCAACGCTGCGGGAGATTCTCGCTACCCTGCGGGAGACCTACTGCCGCTCCGTGGGGGTGGAGTTCATGCATATCCAGGACCCCGCCGTCCGGAGTTGGCTCATGGAGCGGATGGAGCCGGTCCGCAACCGGCCGGCCTTCTCCCGGGAGGAGAAGCTCCGCATCCTCGGCACGCTCCAGGAGGCGGCCCTCTTCGAGGAGTTCCTCCACCGCAAGTTTCTGGGGCAGAAGCGCTTTTCCCTCGAAGGGGGGGAGACTCTCATCCCGCTCCTCGACGCGGCGGTGGAGCGGGCCGCGGAGCATGGCGTTACCGACCTTATCCTGGGAATGGCCCACCGGGGGAGGCTGAACGTCCTGGCGAACATCTTCGGCAAGCCCTTGGAGAACATCTTTGCCGAGTTTGCCGACAACGCGGAGCTGGGCATCGTGGGGGACGGCGACGTGAAGTACCACAAGGGGTTCTCCCACGACCGGGAGGTGGCGCCGGGGCGCTCCATCCACCTCGCCATGGCCTTCAACCCCTCGCACCTGGAGGCCGTGGACCCGGTGGTGGAAGGGAAATGCCGGGCCCGCCAGGACTCCGCCGGGGCGGGGAGCGACAAACGGGTGCTCCCCGTCCTGATCCACGGCGACGCCTCCTTCGCCGGCCAGGGGGTAGTTGCCGAGACCCTCAACCTCTCCCAGTTGGAGGGGTACCGGACCGGCGGCACCCTTCACATCGTCATCAACAACCAGATCGGCTTCACCACCCTTCCCGCCGATGCCCGTTCGTCCCTCTACGCCACCGACGTGGCCAAGATGGTGGCGGCGCCGGTCTTCCACGTCCACGGCGAGGACCCGGAGGCGGCGGTCCACGTGGTCAGGCTTGCCCTGGACTACCGGCAGGCCTTCGGCGGCGACGTGGTGGTGGAGATCATCTGTTACCGCCGCCACGGCCACAACGAGGGAGACGAGCCCTACTTCACCCAGCCCGCCATGTACAGCCTCATCAAGGACCGCCCACCGGTTCACGAGCTCTATGCCGCCCGGCTGGCCGAGGAGGGGATCGGCCGGGAGGAGATCGACGCCCGGGCAACAGCCATGGGACGGCGCCTCGACGCGGCCCTTGCCGCTCCGCCGGCTCCCGTTCACGGGGGGTTCGAGGGGAAGTGGGAGCGGTACCGGCGTGACTATGCCCCCGTGTCAGTGGAAACCGGCGTTTCCCCGGACATCCTGCGGAACCTGGCTGGCCGGCTCGCCGCGATCCCTGACGGCTTCACCCCCCACCCGAAGGTGGCGGCGCTCCTGAACAGACGTCGGGAGGCGGTGGAGGGGGGAGAGGGGATCGACTGGGGGAACGCCGAGACCCTCGCCTATGCCACGCTCCTGGCCGACGGGGTCTCCATCCGCCTCTCCGGCGAGGATTCCCGGCGGGGAACCTTCGGTCACCGCCACTCCTTCCTCTACGATATGGCAACGGACGCGCACCACGTCCCCCTTGCCGGTGTGGCGGCGGAAGGGGCCGCCTTCCATGGCTGGGACAGCATGCTCTCCGAGTTCGCGGTCCTCGGGTTCGAGTACGGTTACTCGGTGGAGGCTCCCGAGTCGCTCGTCATCTGGGAGGCCCAGTTCGGCGACTTCGCCAACGGCGGGCAGGTCATCATCGACCAGTTCATGGCCGGCGGCGAGTCCAAGTGGCAGCGGGTGAGCGGCCTCGTCCTCCTCCTCCCCCACGGCTTCGAGGGACAGGGGGCCGAGCATTCCAGCGCCCGCATCGAGCGGTATCTGCAACTTTGCGGCGACAACAACATGCAGGTGGCCTATCCCTCCACCCCGGGGCAGCTCTTCCATCTCCTGCGGCGGCAGATGAAGCATCCCTTCCGCAAGCCCCTCGTGGTTTTTACCCCCAAGAGCCTCCTGCGCCACCCGCGCTGCGTCTCGCGGCTGGAGGAGCTGGCGGAGGGAGGGTTCCGGGAGGTGATAGCTACCGGCGCAGGGCCGGATAAGGCCAGCCGGCTCATTCTCTGTACGGGGAAGATCTTCTACGACCTTCTGGAACGGCTGGAGCAGGAGAAGCGGGAGGACGTGGCCATCGTGCGGGTGGAGCAGCTCTACCCCCTGCGGTCCGATTTCCTGGGGGGGGCGCTGGAGCCGTACCGGGGCGTGGCTGATGTGGCCTGGGTCCAGGAGGAGCCCCGGAATATGGGGGCATGGAGCTTCATCCGGCCGCACCTGGCGGAGCTTCTCGGCACGGAGCCCCGTTACGTGGGGCGGCCGGAAAACGACGTCCCGGCGGTGGGGTCCCACCGGCTCCACGGGGAGGAGCAGGGGCGGATTGTAGAGGACGCGCTCGGAGCGGGTCCCTGA
- a CDS encoding sensor histidine kinase produces MRGDKRGKIAIAKQMANRLYPLALAIALLIGIGFPAVYAILAAEVQMNTATCHAGELAERLGKMAREDITLWKFQNQKYAAVLDDFLPRKNIMHVRILDESGKALTIFDRVEAHGIPIFRPLALSSEAPIVFNRQTIGTVVIETASDRLILSTFAVFLFFAVVGLVLAVSVYHYPTRVAKGLEGEIGGLIAELESFSYTVSHDLHAPLRHISGYSGILLEDHGDRLGPDVREMLSRIHGSSERMKEIVDSLLELSRIGRTELKRERVNLGTIAHDITERLKLSGAGRQATFRIQDNVVVEGDPHLLRNVLENLLGNAWKFTAKRDIAVIEFGTVEVDGSEACFVRDNGAGFDMAYADKLFAPFQRLHSAAEFEGSGIGLATVRRIINHHGGNLWAEGTPGEGAAFYFSL; encoded by the coding sequence ATGAGGGGAGACAAGCGGGGAAAGATAGCGATAGCAAAGCAGATGGCGAACAGGCTCTACCCCCTCGCCCTGGCGATCGCGCTCCTCATCGGCATCGGTTTCCCGGCGGTCTATGCCATTCTCGCAGCCGAAGTGCAGATGAATACCGCGACGTGCCACGCCGGTGAGCTAGCGGAGCGGCTCGGGAAAATGGCCCGCGAGGATATCACCCTCTGGAAGTTCCAGAACCAGAAGTATGCCGCTGTCCTTGACGATTTCCTCCCCCGGAAAAACATCATGCATGTCAGAATTCTCGATGAATCGGGAAAAGCACTGACGATATTCGATCGTGTTGAAGCCCACGGAATACCGATTTTCAGACCCTTGGCCCTCAGCAGCGAGGCTCCCATCGTATTTAACCGGCAAACCATCGGGACCGTTGTCATCGAAACGGCGTCGGACCGGCTGATCCTTTCCACCTTTGCCGTTTTTCTCTTTTTCGCCGTTGTCGGCTTGGTCCTGGCGGTCTCCGTCTACCACTATCCCACCAGGGTGGCAAAGGGGCTCGAAGGGGAGATCGGGGGGCTCATAGCCGAGCTGGAATCCTTCAGCTACACGGTGTCCCACGATCTCCACGCGCCGTTGCGCCATATCAGCGGTTACAGCGGCATTCTCCTTGAAGACCACGGCGATAGGCTCGGGCCGGATGTTCGGGAGATGTTGTCCCGCATCCACGGTTCCAGCGAGAGGATGAAGGAGATCGTCGATTCCCTCCTGGAGCTGTCGCGTATCGGCCGGACCGAGCTCAAGCGGGAACGGGTCAATCTCGGAACCATTGCCCATGACATCACGGAGAGACTCAAGCTCTCGGGGGCGGGGCGTCAGGCAACCTTTCGCATTCAGGACAATGTGGTGGTTGAGGGAGACCCGCACCTCCTGCGGAACGTGCTGGAAAACCTCCTCGGCAACGCCTGGAAGTTCACCGCCAAAAGGGACATTGCCGTCATCGAGTTCGGGACGGTGGAGGTTGACGGAAGTGAAGCCTGCTTTGTCCGGGACAACGGCGCCGGCTTCGACATGGCTTACGCCGACAAGCTCTTCGCGCCGTTCCAGCGACTTCACAGCGCCGCTGAATTCGAGGGCTCCGGCATCGGCCTCGCCACGGTACGGCGCATCATCAACCATCACGGGGGAAATCTCTGGGCTGAAGGAACGCCCGGCGAGGGCGCGGCATTCTACTTCTCGCTCTGA
- a CDS encoding PstS family phosphate ABC transporter substrate-binding protein, translated as MERSLRIVLTFFVAVMMSAVTSSWAQDPPIVVAGSGTCIPIVRILAEEFQRFHPDMEVRVPPSVGSAGGVTAVADGAVEIGMVSRPLRTDEAEKRLAFKPFARTAIVFAVSPSVPDRDLSSADIVAIYRGQKNRWKNGRTIVVLTREPRDSGIAVLRGKIPGFGEAYDASRDKKFWATFYTDQEMNQALARSRDVLGITDRGAVVAEKLPVKVLSLNGVEPHDNNVRSGRYPLFKTLAFVHRPGTLSRTGTSFLRFVFSGRGRKILKTHGYLPE; from the coding sequence ATGGAGCGGTCGTTGCGGATAGTGCTGACATTTTTTGTTGCGGTGATGATGTCGGCCGTTACGTCCTCATGGGCACAAGACCCGCCGATTGTGGTGGCCGGTTCCGGCACGTGCATCCCCATTGTCCGCATCCTTGCCGAGGAGTTCCAGCGTTTCCATCCTGACATGGAGGTGCGGGTTCCCCCCAGCGTCGGTTCTGCCGGCGGAGTCACGGCCGTTGCTGACGGAGCGGTGGAGATCGGCATGGTTTCCCGCCCCCTCCGGACCGACGAAGCTGAAAAACGACTTGCATTCAAGCCGTTTGCACGGACGGCAATCGTCTTTGCCGTATCTCCTTCGGTTCCCGACCGGGACCTGAGCTCTGCGGATATCGTTGCAATCTACCGCGGTCAGAAGAACCGGTGGAAGAACGGCCGCACGATCGTGGTCCTGACCAGGGAGCCACGGGACAGCGGCATAGCCGTGTTGCGGGGAAAAATCCCGGGGTTCGGGGAAGCCTATGATGCGAGCCGCGACAAAAAATTCTGGGCAACCTTTTACACCGACCAGGAGATGAATCAGGCCCTTGCGCGGTCGCGGGACGTTCTCGGCATTACCGATAGGGGGGCCGTTGTTGCGGAAAAGCTTCCCGTGAAGGTGTTGAGCCTGAACGGGGTCGAACCCCATGACAACAATGTGCGCAGCGGGCGATACCCCCTGTTCAAGACCCTTGCCTTTGTCCATCGGCCGGGAACGCTTTCCCGGACCGGCACGTCGTTTCTTCGCTTCGTTTTTTCCGGCAGGGGAAGAAAAATACTGAAAACGCATGGCTATCTGCCGGAATGA
- a CDS encoding heavy metal translocating P-type ATPase, with translation MHKTMFGITGMHCAGCAARIEKEIGLMDGVVMAVVNFATEEMAVEYDEAKTSEDVIDSRVKELGYGTRRAAAAGELRFGVRGLHCASCVANLEKKLLSNPAVTAAVVNLAQEEALVRFDPARLGQADIFALVTEAGYTPVEPEQGGAEAASELLSQRNWFILSAVLSLPIMFTMAQHDNRAVGWMNLVLATIVQFSAGLTFYRGSWFALKNKSANMDVLVALGTSAAYFYSLLAFFGAFGEHGGHVFFETSAMLIAFIRLGKYLEARARGKAGEALKKLLRLQADKARLVTPEGEREVPASAVRVGDLVRVFPGEALPVDGEVVEGSSTVDESMVTGESVPVTKKPGNPVTGATVNRGGVLTVRATRIGEETLLSQIVRMVREAQADKAPIQRFADRVSGVFVPVVIALAVITFAVWYWGLHQEFLFAFKLAIAVVVIACPCAMGLATPTAIMVGSGVGLNRGILVKRGSVLENISRVQAILLDKTGTLTRGEPALTDIVPVPGETEERLLTLLAAAESRSTHPLAQAAVAGAAERGVMLAETADYREIEGGGVVCTVAGEPVMAGNARFLEEAGIVTAPLATDAARLGGEGKSLVFVAAGGRPVGVAALADRLKEGSAAAVAAMKAMGIATFMITGDHRAVAAAVAREAGVDGFEAEVLPGRKQEVVKEYQAKGLFTAMVGDGINDAPALARADVGIAIGGGTDVAKETGDVILVRDDLMDVVRAIRLGRATLAKVKQNLFWALFYNILGIPVAAGILYYPFGITLKPEYAGLAMAFSSVSVVTNSILLRKVGKKFE, from the coding sequence ATGCATAAGACGATGTTCGGCATTACCGGGATGCACTGCGCCGGGTGCGCGGCCCGGATCGAGAAGGAGATCGGCCTGATGGACGGGGTCGTCATGGCGGTGGTGAACTTCGCCACCGAGGAGATGGCGGTGGAGTACGACGAGGCGAAGACCTCGGAAGACGTCATCGACTCCCGGGTGAAGGAGTTGGGCTACGGGACGCGACGGGCCGCTGCGGCAGGGGAGCTCCGCTTCGGGGTCCGGGGGCTCCACTGCGCCTCCTGCGTGGCGAACCTGGAGAAGAAGCTCCTCTCCAACCCCGCCGTGACCGCCGCCGTGGTGAACCTGGCCCAGGAGGAGGCCCTGGTCCGGTTCGATCCGGCCCGCCTCGGCCAGGCCGACATCTTCGCCCTAGTGACGGAGGCCGGGTACACCCCGGTGGAGCCGGAGCAGGGGGGGGCGGAAGCCGCGTCGGAGCTCCTCTCCCAACGGAACTGGTTCATCCTGAGTGCCGTTCTCTCGCTTCCCATCATGTTCACCATGGCCCAGCACGACAACCGGGCCGTGGGGTGGATGAACCTGGTGCTGGCCACCATCGTCCAGTTCTCGGCGGGGCTCACCTTCTACCGGGGGAGCTGGTTCGCCCTGAAGAACAAGAGCGCCAACATGGACGTCCTGGTGGCGCTGGGAACCTCCGCCGCCTACTTCTACTCCCTCTTAGCCTTCTTCGGTGCCTTCGGGGAGCACGGGGGGCATGTCTTCTTCGAGACCTCGGCCATGCTCATCGCCTTCATCCGGCTCGGCAAGTACCTGGAGGCCCGGGCCAGGGGCAAGGCGGGAGAGGCCCTGAAAAAGCTCCTGCGGCTCCAGGCCGACAAGGCGCGGCTCGTGACCCCCGAGGGGGAGCGGGAGGTGCCGGCCTCCGCGGTCCGGGTTGGGGACCTGGTGCGGGTCTTCCCGGGTGAGGCCCTTCCCGTGGACGGGGAGGTGGTTGAGGGGAGCTCCACCGTGGACGAGTCCATGGTCACCGGCGAGTCGGTGCCGGTGACGAAAAAGCCAGGGAATCCGGTCACCGGCGCCACGGTGAACAGAGGCGGCGTCCTCACGGTCCGAGCGACCCGTATCGGCGAGGAAACGCTCCTCTCCCAGATCGTCCGGATGGTGCGCGAGGCCCAGGCTGACAAGGCCCCCATCCAGCGTTTTGCCGACCGGGTTTCCGGCGTCTTTGTGCCGGTGGTCATCGCCCTGGCCGTCATCACCTTCGCGGTCTGGTACTGGGGGCTCCACCAGGAGTTCCTCTTCGCCTTCAAGCTGGCCATCGCCGTGGTGGTCATCGCCTGCCCCTGCGCCATGGGGCTTGCCACCCCCACAGCCATCATGGTGGGGAGCGGCGTGGGGCTCAATCGGGGGATCCTCGTGAAGCGGGGGTCGGTACTGGAGAACATCTCCCGGGTCCAGGCGATCCTTCTCGACAAGACCGGTACCCTCACCCGGGGGGAGCCGGCCCTCACCGACATCGTGCCGGTGCCGGGGGAGACGGAGGAGCGGCTCCTGACGCTCCTTGCCGCAGCCGAGTCCCGCTCCACCCACCCCCTGGCACAGGCTGCCGTGGCCGGTGCGGCGGAACGTGGCGTGATGCTGGCGGAGACGGCCGACTACCGGGAAATCGAAGGGGGGGGCGTTGTCTGCACCGTGGCCGGAGAGCCGGTCATGGCCGGGAACGCCCGCTTCCTGGAGGAGGCGGGAATCGTCACCGCACCACTGGCGACCGATGCGGCGCGGCTGGGGGGGGAGGGGAAATCCCTGGTCTTCGTGGCTGCAGGTGGGCGCCCTGTGGGGGTCGCTGCCCTGGCTGACCGGCTCAAGGAGGGTTCGGCCGCGGCCGTGGCGGCCATGAAAGCCATGGGAATCGCCACCTTCATGATTACCGGCGACCACCGGGCCGTGGCCGCTGCCGTGGCCCGAGAGGCGGGTGTTGACGGCTTCGAGGCGGAGGTCCTTCCGGGCCGCAAACAGGAGGTGGTGAAGGAATACCAGGCGAAGGGGCTTTTCACGGCCATGGTGGGGGATGGCATCAACGACGCTCCGGCCCTGGCCCGGGCCGACGTGGGGATCGCCATCGGCGGCGGCACCGATGTTGCCAAGGAGACCGGCGACGTGATCCTCGTCCGGGACGATCTCATGGATGTGGTGCGGGCCATCCGGCTCGGTCGGGCCACCCTCGCCAAGGTGAAGCAGAACCTGTTCTGGGCACTCTTCTACAACATCCTCGGCATCCCCGTGGCAGCGGGGATCCTCTACTACCCCTTCGGCATCACCCTCAAGCCCGAGTACGCCGGGCTCGCCATGGCCTTCTCGTCGGTGTCGGTGGTGACCAACTCGATTCTTCTCAGGAAAGTTGGCAAGAAATTTGAATGA
- a CDS encoding AI-2E family transporter, producing the protein MRPRDAAHIAWFLAATLGVVLLAGHVARHSLSAILTSLVIAYLLNPFMKCLERKGLGRIPAIAILYLCIAVIMFFSLFALIPYLNHQLEAFPRAVPRYVQNLERVMEVWKARLSPYYGSDEGTWLIASAQDSLKKLALDVSGKGYQELKAALFGLFNLVLAPILVFFMLSSKQFFKDLILRFVPHRERHSFREVGGRIKDSLERFVMAQFFDCLLVGILSALALYLLGIEFPLLNGFVAGFASVVPYVGVMVAVIPPALMGYAETGDLMIIPKVCAAYFVINVIIEGNLIKPLLMRGTLRLNPLAVVFALMALGELMGFWGVVLAVPVAAVVKICAVELKGYLVGGERDA; encoded by the coding sequence GTGCGCCCCCGGGACGCGGCCCATATCGCCTGGTTCCTGGCCGCCACCCTCGGGGTGGTGCTCCTGGCGGGTCACGTGGCCCGCCACAGCCTTTCGGCAATCCTCACCTCCCTCGTCATCGCCTACCTGCTGAACCCCTTCATGAAGTGCCTGGAGCGCAAGGGGCTCGGCCGTATCCCCGCCATCGCCATCCTCTACCTCTGCATCGCGGTGATTATGTTCTTTTCGCTCTTTGCGCTTATCCCGTACCTGAACCATCAGCTGGAAGCGTTTCCCCGGGCAGTCCCCCGCTACGTACAGAACCTGGAGAGGGTCATGGAGGTGTGGAAGGCACGGCTTTCCCCCTATTACGGCAGCGACGAGGGGACATGGCTCATCGCCAGTGCCCAGGATTCCCTGAAAAAACTGGCCCTGGACGTGTCGGGCAAGGGATACCAGGAGTTGAAGGCGGCCCTCTTCGGACTGTTCAACCTGGTCCTGGCGCCGATCCTCGTCTTCTTCATGCTTTCCTCCAAGCAGTTCTTCAAGGATCTGATCCTCCGCTTCGTCCCCCACCGGGAGCGCCACTCCTTCCGGGAGGTGGGGGGGCGGATCAAGGATTCCCTGGAGCGGTTCGTCATGGCCCAGTTCTTCGATTGCCTCCTGGTGGGTATCCTGTCGGCCCTGGCCCTCTACCTCCTCGGGATCGAGTTTCCGCTCCTGAACGGCTTCGTGGCCGGGTTCGCGTCGGTGGTCCCCTACGTGGGAGTGATGGTGGCGGTGATCCCCCCGGCTCTCATGGGGTACGCCGAGACCGGGGACCTCATGATCATTCCCAAGGTCTGCGCCGCCTACTTCGTCATCAACGTCATTATCGAGGGGAACCTCATCAAGCCGCTCCTCATGCGGGGAACCCTGCGCCTGAACCCCCTGGCGGTGGTCTTCGCCCTTATGGCCCTGGGGGAGCTCATGGGGTTCTGGGGGGTGGTGCTGGCGGTGCCGGTGGCGGCGGTGGTGAAGATCTGCGCCGTGGAGCTGAAGGGGTATCTGGTGGGAGGTGAGAGGGATGCATAA
- a CDS encoding AI-2E family transporter — protein MGERAPAAQRGIMWFLAAAAVIAAGYAVSHTLSCFLLSFVLAYLLDPAVVLLERRGLRRSWGIVALYLVLTVLSLFFVAFIVPFASIRWEAFLKGLPAYLQKGKAIVLSWKMQALPAGADDEWRWLFETATGQIDKMAARLGAGVYEAATGFVFNLFNLVLAPILIFFMLWYKNEIKTGIITWLPRSRREAVLTLGREINASVGGYIRGQLIVSAIVAILSIIALFILGIDYPFLNGIFAGLASVLPFIGVILATLPPLFFAYVQYQSGFVLLKVIGAFAVIYFLEGYVVKPLVFKESMDLNPLVTIMVVMLFGELMGFWGILLAIPIAAAVRIVADHVRRGDLSGGA, from the coding sequence ATGGGAGAGAGAGCACCGGCCGCGCAGAGGGGGATCATGTGGTTCCTTGCGGCCGCGGCCGTGATAGCCGCGGGCTATGCCGTCAGCCACACCCTTTCCTGCTTTCTCCTCTCCTTTGTCCTCGCCTATCTCCTCGATCCGGCCGTGGTCCTCCTGGAGCGGCGGGGCCTTCGCCGCAGTTGGGGGATCGTCGCCCTCTACCTGGTCCTCACGGTCCTCTCGCTCTTCTTTGTCGCCTTCATTGTCCCCTTTGCCAGCATCCGTTGGGAGGCGTTCCTCAAGGGACTTCCCGCCTACCTCCAGAAGGGGAAGGCGATCGTCCTCTCCTGGAAGATGCAGGCTCTTCCCGCCGGTGCCGACGATGAGTGGCGCTGGCTCTTCGAGACGGCAACCGGCCAGATCGACAAGATGGCGGCACGCCTGGGCGCCGGCGTCTATGAGGCAGCCACGGGTTTTGTCTTCAACCTGTTCAACCTGGTCCTGGCCCCCATTCTCATCTTCTTCATGCTCTGGTACAAGAATGAGATCAAGACCGGGATCATCACGTGGCTTCCCCGTTCCCGGCGCGAAGCGGTCCTCACCCTGGGGCGGGAGATCAACGCCAGCGTCGGCGGCTACATCCGGGGACAGCTCATCGTTTCGGCCATCGTGGCAATCCTTTCCATCATCGCCCTCTTCATTCTCGGTATCGATTATCCCTTCCTGAACGGCATCTTCGCCGGCCTCGCGTCGGTTCTCCCCTTCATCGGGGTGATCCTGGCAACGCTTCCCCCGCTGTTCTTCGCCTATGTCCAGTACCAGAGCGGTTTCGTGCTCTTGAAAGTCATCGGGGCCTTCGCGGTGATCTACTTCCTTGAGGGATACGTGGTGAAGCCTCTGGTGTTCAAGGAGTCCATGGACCTCAACCCTCTCGTGACGATTATGGTCGTCATGCTCTTCGGAGAACTCATGGGGTTCTGGGGGATCCTGCTCGCCATCCCCATCGCCGCGGCGGTCAGGATCGTCGCGGACCACGTGCGGCGCGGCGATCTTTCGGGAGGGGCGTAA
- a CDS encoding UPF0158 family protein: MGFMRDVEIVWDDLLEAFDNPDEGIMYFLDRETGEIFAVPADYEDEEFWRDLEASGERFIQIPAFDYDQERLLLHEFIRGVENEALKRMLERAFEGKKPFGKLDEILSFYPEEFDRFMAMKEEIISERIRRWLEEHDLFGAEEEF; encoded by the coding sequence ATGGGGTTCATGCGTGATGTGGAGATAGTCTGGGACGATCTCCTGGAGGCCTTTGACAATCCGGACGAAGGGATCATGTACTTCCTCGACCGGGAGACGGGGGAGATATTCGCCGTCCCTGCCGACTACGAGGACGAGGAGTTCTGGCGCGACCTGGAGGCGAGCGGCGAGCGTTTCATCCAGATTCCCGCGTTCGATTACGATCAGGAGCGCCTGCTGCTCCACGAGTTCATCCGCGGGGTCGAAAACGAGGCCTTGAAGCGGATGCTCGAACGGGCCTTCGAGGGGAAGAAGCCCTTCGGGAAACTGGACGAGATCCTCTCCTTCTATCCCGAGGAGTTCGACCGCTTCATGGCCATGAAGGAGGAGATCATCTCCGAGCGGATCAGGCGCTGGCTCGAAGAGCATGATCTCTTCGGAGCTGAAGAGGAATTCTAG
- a CDS encoding UDP-2,3-diacylglucosamine diphosphatase, protein MRAIFIADAHLRHEGDENYRLLVEFLTELRGTVDTLFILGDLFEFWIGYETVPFTHYLPILKKLQELAENGTEIVYLEGNHDFHMGPFFTKTLGARVHPGPALVTIEGKQVYLCHGDEVNSRDYSYRLLRFILHSSLVRAATRVVPPSVASRIAERMSRGSRKNHGRRQHRWDYPALLREFAARRFREGCDVVVSGHFHIPFLDEADGKVLLSLGDWLTHYTYGEWRDGVVSLRRYRYRGPGTGDQ, encoded by the coding sequence ATGCGCGCTATCTTCATCGCCGATGCCCATCTGCGGCACGAGGGGGACGAAAACTACCGGCTCCTCGTGGAATTTCTTACAGAACTCCGGGGAACCGTCGACACGCTCTTCATCCTCGGCGATCTCTTCGAATTCTGGATCGGCTACGAAACGGTCCCCTTCACCCACTACCTTCCGATTCTGAAAAAGCTCCAGGAGCTGGCGGAAAATGGCACGGAAATCGTCTACCTGGAGGGAAACCACGACTTCCACATGGGGCCGTTCTTCACCAAGACCCTCGGCGCCCGGGTCCATCCCGGCCCGGCCCTCGTCACCATCGAGGGGAAACAGGTCTATCTCTGCCACGGCGACGAGGTGAACAGCCGGGATTACTCCTACCGGCTCCTCCGCTTCATCCTCCACAGCTCCCTCGTCCGGGCGGCCACCCGTGTCGTTCCCCCCTCGGTCGCCTCCCGTATCGCCGAGCGGATGTCCCGCGGCAGCAGGAAGAACCATGGCCGGCGGCAGCACCGCTGGGATTACCCGGCGCTCCTGCGGGAATTCGCCGCCCGGCGCTTCCGCGAGGGGTGCGACGTGGTTGTCTCGGGCCACTTCCACATCCCGTTCCTGGACGAAGCCGACGGAAAGGTTCTCCTCTCCCTGGGTGACTGGCTCACCCACTATACCTACGGGGAGTGGCGGGACGGGGTGGTATCGCTGAGGCGATACCGGTACCGGGGACCGGGGACCGGGGACCAGTAA